The Aeoliella mucimassa genome includes the window ACACCCGCGAGATTGTGGCGGAGATTTTGACCGAGAACAGTTGCCACGATGCCGATGCGGTTCCCGAAATGCTGGAGCAGGTGGAGCAGCCCGTAAAAAAGTTTCACGGCGACGGTAGTTACGACAAGTGGAAGGTTTATGAAGGGCTGGAATCCGAAGGCATTGAGCCGGTGATTCCGCCGCAGCACAACGCCAAGATCAAACAACATGGCAACTCTGCGGAGGAGCCTTTGCCCCGGGACGAGGCAATTCGTCAGATTCGACGCAAGGGGCGTAGGAGTTGGAAAGAGGAAGTGGGCTATCATCGTAGAAGCTTGGCGGAAACGACCATGTACCGAGTGAAACAAAGCTTTGGGAGCCATCTCAAAAACCGAGTATTCGAAAACCAACAAACGGAAGCCCGCTTGCGCTGTAAAATCATCAATCAATTCACCCAACTCGGGCTTCCACAGTTCGAGTGGAGTTAGTCAACAAGGCCATTCAATACAAAGAACTGAAACGGCGTTATCAACTCGACGGGGCCGACCGCACCGTGCAGCACCTGAGCGAGGCCCTACGCGAGCGGCATCTCGCGCCCGACGACTTTAGCATTCGCGACCTGGCCGAGGCCTTGGTGCCCGACGGCAGTGAGTGGGTGCGGGGGCTCGATCCACGCAGCGGGGCTCACTTGCTCGAAGCCTCGGACGGGGTCGATACCACCGCGTTCCAAAACATCGCCGGGCAGGTGATCTACTCCAAGATTCTCGAAGCGTTCGCTCAGGAAGCGTTTGTCGTGAGCAAGCTGGTGAGCACCGTGCCGACCCGGCTCGACGGCGAGAAGATTCCCGGCATCGCCCGCACCGCCGACATCGATGGCGAAGTGGGGCCTGGCATGCCTTTCCCGAACGTCGGTTTCGGCGAGGACTACATCGAAACCCCGGCGACCACCAAGCGGGGCTTCATCGTGCCGGTGACGAAGGAGGCCATCTTCTTCGATCGCACGAACCTGATCCTTCGCCGCGCGGCCGAGGTCGGCGAGTTGCTGGGACTCAACAAAGAGAAGCGGCTGCTCGACGTGGTGATCGGTGCGGTGAACAACTACAAATGGCGCGGCACCACGTACGACACCTACCAAACGAGCGGCCAATGGATCAACGAGCTTAGCGGCAACGAGCTGGTCGACTGGACCAACGTCGATGCGGCCGAGCAGTTGCTGGCCGATATTCTCGACCCCAACACCGGCGAGCCGGTATTGGTGAGCGGGACCACCGTGCTGGTGATGCCAGCGTATCGTCATGCCGCGCATCGGGTGTTCAACGCAGCCGAGATCCAGTACGCCGGCTCCGGCAGCGACACCTCGACCGTCGCGGCCAATCCGCTCGGCAACTACACCGTGGCCGAAAGCCGCCTGGCGTATCGGCGCGTCGTTGCGACTGGCGAGTCGGCCGCCGACGCG containing:
- a CDS encoding phage major capsid protein, with amino-acid sequence MELVNKAIQYKELKRRYQLDGADRTVQHLSEALRERHLAPDDFSIRDLAEALVPDGSEWVRGLDPRSGAHLLEASDGVDTTAFQNIAGQVIYSKILEAFAQEAFVVSKLVSTVPTRLDGEKIPGIARTADIDGEVGPGMPFPNVGFGEDYIETPATTKRGFIVPVTKEAIFFDRTNLILRRAAEVGELLGLNKEKRLLDVVIGAVNNYKWRGTTYDTYQTSGQWINELSGNELVDWTNVDAAEQLLADILDPNTGEPVLVSGTTVLVMPAYRHAAHRVFNAAEIQYAGSGSDTSTVAANPLGNYTVAESRLAYRRVVATGESAADAKKWWFLGDFRKAFAYMENWPITVTQAPRGSEAEFTQDIVMRFKASERGAAAVIDPRYVVKCTG